TCGCGCAGTTCAGCCAGCGCGATGCGGAGCAGTTCCCCCGCTATGAAGCGATGCTGGAACGAATCGCCGAGTGCCTGGAACCGGCACTGGTGCAGACGCCCCCCGATCTGCTTCCTCTCCCCGCCTCCTGGAGATCAATCGGCCTGGGGAAAAAACTCCGCGACACGAAAACGGCGTACCACCTGCATCAGTCGCTGAAACGACTGGGAGAAACCATCCCGGAAGCAGTCGAACTGCTTACCGGTCCGGCACTGCCGATCCTGAATCGTTGGTTTGAATCAGACGTTCTGAAGGCCACGCTGGCAACCGACGCGATCATCGGAACCTTTCAGCCTCCTTCCGCACCAGGTACTGCCTATGTCCTCCTGCATCACGTCATGGGCTCTGCCGGTGGTGCACGTGGTGTCTGGGGTTATGTCGAAGGGGGCATGGGCGCGCTCAGTCAGGCCATGGCCGCCTCTGCCCAGGCATCCGGTGTCGAAATCCGTACCGGTGTCACGGTGGATGAAATTCTGGTCCAGGGACAGCAGACAACCGGCGTCCGCCTTTCAACTGGTGAGACGATCACGACCCGCAGCGTAGCCTCCAATGCCGATGCACATGTGACATTCGAAAAACTGATCCCTGCCGGCACGCTTCCTCAGAACTTCTCTGAAGCGGTCAGCCGAATCGATTACAGCAGCGCCAGCATGAAAATCAACGTAGCTGTCAGTGAACTCCCCGATTTCAACTGTCTGCCCGGCCATAATGAACCCGGCCCACAGCATCGGGGAACCATCCACATCGGCGCCAGTTGTGAGGAAATCGAACGGGCCTACGATGATGCCAAGTATGGCATGCCCTCACAAAAGCCGATTATCGAGATGACGATCCCCACTGCAGTCGACAATTCTTTGGCACCAGAAGGCCAGCACATCCTCTCTCTTTTCGTGCAATACGCCCCCTATCAGCTTAAGCAGGGGAACTGGGACGAAATCAAAGAAGAGTTCGCTGACCGCTGTCTAGAGCGGATAGCAGAGTTAGCACCAAACGTCCCCTCATCAGTCCTGCATCGACAAGTCCTCTCTCCATTCGATCTGGAACGAACCTTCAGCCTGACCGGCGGAAATATTTTTCAGGGAGCGATGCCCGCGCATCAACTTTACAATCTGCGTCCCGTTCCTGGCTGGAGCGATTACCGCACGCCAATCAAAGGACTTTATCTGTGCGGGAGTGCCGCGCATCCGGGAGGCGGTGTGATGGGTGCGTGTGGCCGGAATGCAGCACGGGAGATGCTTCGCAATGGCAAAGATTAATCAGTGTAATCATCAGTACACTCTGATTAGTAAGCAGCCTCATTTTACTTTCATAACAGCACCAGCTCTCTTAATCGGTGCGGTCGATATCATGTTTCACAATTCAAGATGAGGAACGATATGTGCTGTACAATCCTCATCCTTTGTTCCATTTTCAGCCGAATAAAACAATGCCGAAACCAGCGTTAGTGATCGTGTTCGAGTCACTGACAACTTGAATCCATTCACTATCCGGGAGAAATACCGTGAAACACCTCACAGGTTTGCCTGCCATCCTAGTTGCCCTCGTCTTAACTCTTTCAATTCCTGCTTCTGACACATCCGCCTGTACCGGGATCACGATCAAGCCCAAAGACGGATCAGCGATCTTCGGCCGTACTTTGGAATTCGCTCAAGACCTGAAATCCAACATCATCATCATCCCCCGTAATCGTGAGAATGTCGGAAGTACTCCGAATCAGAAACCGGGTTTAAGCTGGACATCCAATTATGCGATGGTCGGTATGAACGCCTTTAATCTACCGGTGATCGTCGATGGTCTTAACGAAAAAGGGCTGCATGTCGGAATCTTCTATTTCCCCGGTTATACCGACTATCAAAATTTGTCTGAGGAGGATCTGGCCCACAGTATTTCTCCTGTTGAGCTGCCTCTGTACCTGATGGGGACTTGCCGGAATGTCGATGAAGTAACTTCTGCGGTAAAAAAACTTAAAGTCGGCAACGTGGTCATGCCTCAACTGGGTGGCGTCCCCCCGTTCCACTACATTGCCAATGACACAAGTGGAAAATCGATCGTAATCGAATACGTGAATGGTGAGTTGAATATCCATCAGAATCCACTGGGTGTTCTGACCAATGCGCCAACGTTTGACTGGCAGATAACTAACCTGAGTAACTACGTCAACCTGCTCACCAATAATATATCCGATATCAAAGTCGAAGGAGTCGAAATAAAAGGCTTCGGACAGGGAAGTGGAATGCTCGGTCTGCCTGGCGATTTTACACCGCCGTCCCGCTTTGTACGTGCCGTCGCTTTTTCTTCGTCGGCATTTCCGGTTCAGACTGCGAAAGAGGGAATCCTGCAAACATTTCACATTTTGAATCAGTTCGACATCCCCAAAGGAACTGCCCGCGGAGTCGAACAGGGGAAAGTCGTCGGCGATTATACCATGTGGACCGGCGTCTCCGATCTGACGAACCTGCGTTATTACTTTCGGACTTATGACGACAGCAGTATCCGAATGGTCAATTTAGGTTGCCTGAATCTGGACGCTCTGGAAATTCAAACAATCTCCATCCAGGGTCCCGAACAGATCATCGATGTCTCTGGCTGTGCCCGCTGAATCATTCCTGAATTCCGTAAATCTCATCAGAAATTTTTGACGAGTTCAACCGAGACATTGCAAAACAGATTTCGTGGCGATGCCCCATTCATCTGCCTGACCAGCATCCTGCCAATCTCCTGCCCATAAGCTTCGGGAGAGAGGCAGGGGCGAATATGCGGGAACAGGCAGGAGGCTTGCTCGCGGGCAAAATGATCCGCGACCACTACAATAGGCTGTTTCTTCCGCGGATAATTCAGTTCGGAAATAATCGCCGCAATCGCCTGAGCCGCTGGTTCAGAGCGACAGAGGATTCCATGCTTATCTGAGGACCGTTTCAGGACATCCTGAGCGGAGACCTGTATCGCCCGATCATCTGCCGGAAGACAGCGAACCGTCAGTTGATCGATTCCCCAACCTGCGCCGTGCATCTCCTGCCGCACGGCATCCAGTAGAAGATGATCGCCGGCTGTCACCTGATCACGAAATACAACCAGTGCCCGCTGGCATTTCTGTTGGAGCAGATGCTGAAATAAGAGCCGACCAATCTGTCTCTGATCCCTGTCAATGTGGGCCAGTCCAGTAATCGATGGTTGCAGTACCCCATTCACGACGGTTGGCAGTCCGCTCTCCTGCAGGATCCGCTGCACGCCCACCTGTGCTCGTTGCAAAACAAAGCCCTCAGTCTCGTTCGACTTGAGCGCCCGGTTCACAATCTCTTCCACATACGCTTCTTCATCCCGGTGCGGCAGGAAGTTGAATTCAAGTTCTGCCTCGGGGAGTTCCCGCTGCAAG
This genomic stretch from Gimesia sp. harbors:
- a CDS encoding NAD(P)/FAD-dependent oxidoreductase; amino-acid sequence: MYDCVIIGAGHNGLVCAHQLARQGWKVLVLERRELVGGACVTEELWPGYKVSTASYLVSLLLPEIEQEMELARYGYRVLPRNPSSFTPCADGRSLLLGPDLKQNQEQIAQFSQRDAEQFPRYEAMLERIAECLEPALVQTPPDLLPLPASWRSIGLGKKLRDTKTAYHLHQSLKRLGETIPEAVELLTGPALPILNRWFESDVLKATLATDAIIGTFQPPSAPGTAYVLLHHVMGSAGGARGVWGYVEGGMGALSQAMAASAQASGVEIRTGVTVDEILVQGQQTTGVRLSTGETITTRSVASNADAHVTFEKLIPAGTLPQNFSEAVSRIDYSSASMKINVAVSELPDFNCLPGHNEPGPQHRGTIHIGASCEEIERAYDDAKYGMPSQKPIIEMTIPTAVDNSLAPEGQHILSLFVQYAPYQLKQGNWDEIKEEFADRCLERIAELAPNVPSSVLHRQVLSPFDLERTFSLTGGNIFQGAMPAHQLYNLRPVPGWSDYRTPIKGLYLCGSAAHPGGGVMGACGRNAAREMLRNGKD
- a CDS encoding choloylglycine hydrolase family protein, with protein sequence MKHLTGLPAILVALVLTLSIPASDTSACTGITIKPKDGSAIFGRTLEFAQDLKSNIIIIPRNRENVGSTPNQKPGLSWTSNYAMVGMNAFNLPVIVDGLNEKGLHVGIFYFPGYTDYQNLSEEDLAHSISPVELPLYLMGTCRNVDEVTSAVKKLKVGNVVMPQLGGVPPFHYIANDTSGKSIVIEYVNGELNIHQNPLGVLTNAPTFDWQITNLSNYVNLLTNNISDIKVEGVEIKGFGQGSGMLGLPGDFTPPSRFVRAVAFSSSAFPVQTAKEGILQTFHILNQFDIPKGTARGVEQGKVVGDYTMWTGVSDLTNLRYYFRTYDDSSIRMVNLGCLNLDALEIQTISIQGPEQIIDVSGCAR
- a CDS encoding GntR family transcriptional regulator is translated as MKPAIVDLAERIQSDIKQRKLQPGDPYYTTSETARSFQVSGTTANRALQLLTQRRVLVRKQRAGTFIADPESNLTEQALRRVHLVVHQKYLEREGLLADGILIGLQRELPEAELEFNFLPHRDEEAYVEEIVNRALKSNETEGFVLQRAQVGVQRILQESGLPTVVNGVLQPSITGLAHIDRDQRQIGRLLFQHLLQQKCQRALVVFRDQVTAGDHLLLDAVRQEMHGAGWGIDQLTVRCLPADDRAIQVSAQDVLKRSSDKHGILCRSEPAAQAIAAIISELNYPRKKQPIVVVADHFAREQASCLFPHIRPCLSPEAYGQEIGRMLVRQMNGASPRNLFCNVSVELVKNF